The Alnus glutinosa chromosome 3, dhAlnGlut1.1, whole genome shotgun sequence nucleotide sequence GATGTCACTGATCTTCGAGGAGAGGATACCACCCATATTAGGGgcggtaattttttttatatgtcctACAAATTCAACACGTAAATAGTAGATTTGAGTTTTGTATAATCGGATTTTGGGCCGTTCAAGTCAACTTGAATTAACCTGACTTGTTTAAACCATAGGTGACTTGTATAATCCGTAGAAATTAAAttagattattttttaatattttttttttaaaaaaacaatcttAAAAGGCTCAAATTcatatgaatttatttttatatcaaattcatttttaaaattcataaaaattattattattttcgtttAAATTCATATACAGGTTGAAATGGATCGTATTTGAGTCAACTCAACACGACCTGTTTAATAAATGGGTTATGCGAGTCGGATCGTATCAGGTCGACCAAGCATGACCTGTTTATTAAACGGGTTGGCGGGTCATGTCGTGTGATCTgctaattaatttaaatgagttgtgtcaagattgaagaatttgACATGTTTAACTAAATATGTCAAATTTACTCAAATCTAACACGCGAACACGAATTAACAGCTCTACACAATATAAGAATTATATGTGTCATCACCCATCGAATATAGATCGTGTGCGTGCAATATGACTGTCTTATGTCATATAGTCTATATAAAAGACTACATACTCAAGCTTCACTTGCTCGGACAAGCGTATGGACGGCTTGAATTTCACTTGTACAAACTATTTAAAACATCCGTACGAACGGATGAAACCCGAATTAACTTTCACATTGGAATAGCTCTATTGCACAGGTTCCAGTCCCCATCACAGAAGGATCATCGATCTGTTAGACTAGACTATCTTGTAGCATGCAATGTATGTTCAAATTTCTACAGCCTCGACAAATTATCAAGACTACAGATAAGGCTTCTAGACTTCGATCTAGTCCAGGAGCAATTTTTTACCGGCACAAACGACGCATGCACAAGAATTTTATGAttgaaaacaacaaaacaacgtTATTATTATTCCCGCAAGAAGAGACTCATGACTCTGATGACAACTTGTGCGCACAAATGTTTAAATAACGAACCTGACAAGACTTCATGGCTGTCACTGTCATGTGTCATCCCCAATTAATTCGAAAATTAAGgggataattaattaaaatttaaacatttttcattgcaatagcttcaaaaagaaattcttcTGTACGTATATAAGAGCAACAACCTCCAATAGTAAGATCATCGAATGAATGTAATTAAGTGTGAGAATATATATCTAGCAGCATAGCAAGAAGAGGAGAGTGTCGTTTCTTTTAATAGAGTACGTGTTTAACATCAACCcaaattattttatgttaattGATGATCCTAATTTTGAAGACATAGTTAGGATTAGGATAAAAGATTTAGCTTATGTGTTGcagaaaaactatatatatatatatatatagcatgctatagtttttttaattgttcatattttattacaagtttttaatgataaaaaaaagagagagagattgaaattaattatgggccgttgaaaaaactacaatacCTAAACCAAAATCTAGAATAAAAACCAACAACCTTTCATGATTTATCAATTCATTGGAAAACCATTCATAAATTGACAAAATTACCCcaattaaataactaaaaatatttggacaatttttttaaaaaaattgtagcaGTTAAAAATTTGGGATTCGATTCTACGTGGAATTCACACATAGCCTGTTTCACATTGATTAATGTAACGTGTTTTATGTAACTAATATTAAAAGCCAATTAAAAGTGGTTTACTTTTTGGACCCCCTTATTTGACTTCCATCGCATTGTTTATATTGTGATCAATCTAAAATTCCACGCAGAAATAAGAGAGTACGTACGTGGAAGTTTAATGTTGAATGGGACCAAAAATATTGAATGGATGGGTGGGAGAATACATGCACACTTTGCACTCTTTCCTTCGATCTTCAACAAGTTGGAGCTTTGAATTATTGAACCAGAGGCAGCCATTGAAGACTTTGCAAGCAACAATGATGGACCATTTTAGGGAGGGAGCTAGGAATAGGAACAGGTCCTCGATGATGATGACCACCTCACCCAAGATAAGATGATTTTTTAACACTGTGTGACGACTTCTTCACAACTTGCAGCAAAGCAAATCACACGTCACATAATTGGTTGGTTCAAGATCATCATGATGACGTCAAACTGCTTAATATAACGTGGGTCAATACAAACAATACTTAAATGACTTTTTGCAAATTCTGACCGGACTTCTACGCTTGGAACTTTCATTTTTGATGGGTTAGGCCGAAGTATCATCTAACTTATAGGTGACACTAAGATACTCTGTCAAAAAATAGTACTTAAGAGTTAAGACTTCTAcacggggggggggggggggggttgtatAATGCTGCAAAGTAATTAAAGCTCAAGGATTTTATAAGTTTCCAaagtcatttcaatttattttttaggttttgaatttttatagTAAAGATTTCAGGTTTTTCTCTAGTTTCAAATAACTCCCTTCATCAATTACCGTATAATTTATTAACAGTATGACATGCCATATCAATAAGTTAGTATCATGTGGCTCTCGTTTGATATGTCATGAACCCATTATACGTGCCACGTGGCAGAGTTGCGTTAAATAACAAATTATgtatgtaattttaattttttatttatggtaTATTTCTAATTTTAAAGTAACTATGCCACGTGACACTTACAGTGATTACATGATGTGTCAAACGAGAGCCACGTAATATTAATTGATTGGTTTGACATCGTAATTAGACATTAAGTTGACAAAGTAACCtctttgaaatcatttttttttttaaaaaaacaacccTAAGGAATTCAGGGGCAAAACCAGGATTTTTTTGCGTAGGAGCCCGAAtctatgtaaataaataaatagacatATATATAGTCATTCTTTTTATGTGTTTGCATGcttgtttatataaaataaaagcaaacaagtcttaaacttaATTTAATACTAAACCATAAGTCATAACTACATACAAAGTCATGTCTATACAATCATCCTTAAAAAAACTTcccttagagcactagcaatagattcccaaccattttccttatatttagggaataaaactactttttgcttccctataaaaaaatatcccacaatagattcccttacttttctctatatcaattaaatattatttttttactcttattttattctttttctctccttcctactttttttcttttccctatatcaattaattatacttcttttatattaaaataatacatagggaatgaatagtagacatgtatacatagggaatcactattcattcacaactccctcatctaaatatagggcatctgctgtgggaggtttttttgatgtttttcatgaaattttccctaaatatagggaagggaaccaatatagggtaactgctactagtgctcttacaaATACAAAAGGTTTCTAATTTGCTATAGACATGTACAACTGTAGAAAACTAAATCATCTAGCCATCTAGGGGTGAAAAACTATTGATGGGCCATAGAAAATgtataaagattttaaaattttttggggTTGCCAATGACTTTTCCCCCCGCCCCCCAACTACTAAAGTAATTCCGCCTCTGCTAAggatttaattgttaaaaaaatttgaaaattcaaaTCGCATAAAAACTTAGGATTAAATTTGACTTTTCCCTTGATGTACTGAAGTGCTTGTAGCCTaatttatgtgatttttttaaaagtctcttgatatatatttaaaaataaaaaataaaaaccttacctacaaaacattttttttgggggggaggggggaatataaaaaaatattacccacatattttcatgtaagtatTAATTTAATCCCTATACTTTCAATTTAAACAATTTATTCTTTACATATTGGATTTGTGACAAATCAAActctttattaaaaattatctGTTGAAGCTAACAGAATTAGACGTTAAATGATTCGTTTGTCATTTACCATCTACCCAAATTACAAAACAACCATTCTTTCTTATCATAAGTGCTTCAATATGCAATATCATATTGACATATTGAAGcatattttgtcttggattataaaaatttcataaatttgTAAACATTTTAAACCAAACTTTGTGTGTTTTAGAACCGAGACTTGTAAATGGCACTATATTAGTAAAATGTAGCACGTACATTAAAGATAAATGGTAGCTATGCAATTGTTATAGTCTTATAGACAGTAAAGAATAAACATATCATTAAACATAAAACTGcgtcaaattttattatatatctATTCTTTAAGGgataaatgaaattgaaaacaaaaaaagaaaaaaaagaaaaaagaattaattgaTGCCTACATGGCTACATCAAAGTCGAAGGTgaaattcttttctcttttttttcttcttttttttccttgtttttttagAAAGAGTATATATACGCATCTCAAACGAGTACTCTATTGTCAATGTGCCCCCTAAACTGCTAATTGTGCCAATGTCTCaacttaaataacaaaaaaaaaaaaaatgtcaatatctctTCTAAAGCCtacttaaattacaaaaaaaatgtcaatatctcaTCTAAagccaaaacaaaaagacaaaaataatttcaaaaaagtttcaataagacggatatatatcattatacatctaattgacacaattagtaatttgatagatacattgacaatttattgaaaattttaagagtattttatatatgtactttacttttttcttttcacataTGGCAAACGACATGTacatttttgttatattttctttaGCTTGAACCACATGTACTATGACTTTGAAAACTCAGCCTGAGCACGGTTCTAAGATTAAACCGGAttagttttcacttttcaagCCTAGACCGACCCAATGGGCCTGAAATATAAACCCCCAGCTGGGCTAAGAGAGTAGGGGTGGGCATCGGTTTGATAGGCAGTTAAGTCGGTTAACcaacttttgtcggaatgcagtcggtgaatttatttcgatTAAGCAATTAATACGTGATtggtaaagcggttaatagacggtcggttaagtcggttaacatgagtaatgaaacgacgttgttttgaatttttttttttttttaaaaaaaaaaaaaaaagagaaagaaagatatcaaatgtttcgttcttactaaaacgacatTTCGTTTTATATCGGTTCGGTTAATTGGTCGGaataaaaggcggttcggttcagTTACCGCTTAAAAGGTGGCtcggtttgatttttgaattggCTTtcagaataaaattttataccggcTACCcaaccgaaattagtcggtagAATCAATAGGCGATCAATAGGGTCGATTCGGTAAATGATCGAGAGGTAGATAATTTGCCGACCCCTACAGTATGCACTCCAAGGAGATGACTATAATGATATAATCCTCACGGCTTCTCAAGGAGTATCTCAGCCAAGACAAACTGACAAGGGGAGTTCATAGAAAGTCCAGCATGAGGAACAAGAAGCTGAATCGCAAAGTGGGAACTTTTGGTCCATCAAAATGGATTTTCCACGGTTTGCTGGAGAAGATGCCATAGGGTGGTTGAACAGAACATCCCAATTATAACATTGCCAAGGAACTCCAATGGAGAAGAGGTGATTCTTGCCCCGTATTACCTTGAAGGGGAGCCAAATCAATGCCCGCAATGGCTTGAGAAAAGGTATCATGACGAGGCGACAAGCGGATGATAGGAAACcggcaaactaaaaaaataaggatTACACATGATATGAAAAACAGTGATAATCAGGTAACTGAAAAAAGcatcaaaatcactattaagGCCATCGACAAATAAGAATAGAAATTCGTACTTCAACTGATCAACTCAGAAACCTAAAAACCTAGCATCTCACTTTAGGTTTGAGCCAACGCCAAAGTTTACAAACATCAAACAAGAACATAAGATCAAGTCCTCCAACTGAAGATTTAAGAGTAAACAACCACCAAAATTTGCCGAcaaaatggatatatatataagtaaaggACCTACACCCTACACCTTGATAGCATACTTCCTCATGGGAAAAtacatctctttctttttctccctttcaGTCTTCAATGATGCCTGAAcaaacagaacaaaacaaacTTAAATCAGGCAACAGGGCAAGCTAAACATACAAAAGCACAAATATAGGCGTGCTAATTAGACAAGAAAAATAGCAAGCACACAATGCAGAGTCATCAGACAGCTTATAATCTAGGTAGACAAATAACAAATTAcaaacaaccaaagctaacaaGAACTCCACTTAAAATTTTGGAAATCCTAGGGTATTGCTCAAGCCAAGGAATTTTATGATCATGTCTCAAAATAGTCTCTTGGAACTATTATATCAACAAACAcattctaataataattttttctcaTTCATTGAGAGAAAAGAGTAAACAGAAACTATGGCCCATCCCAGAAGCCCTGAAATGGTGTATTATTCGTAAGTATCCTTGTCAACAAATGACCAAATGCACAGGAAACTTAAAAGACTCCAATTCTAGCAATGATATGGACAGGAGGAAGAGACATATCAAACCGATCATGCTTTAGAGACAGTCACTGTTTGTAAAGGAGATAATTTCAATTACGGGAATCAAAAAACGTATACCTGCAccatttgaacaaaaatttgcCATCTCAAGTCCCATTAATCAGAATCCCAATGCCCAAAACACTCAAACTTTAAACTTCGTAGGATTGCGTGCAACATTTTCAATAACCCAAACAAGAGAACttaaaaacaactcaaacactTAAAAATATACGAACCAAAACTGGAGGTACCATATAGCCAGTAAAGCTTAAAGTtacaaagcataaaaaaatacatgaattAAAGTCGAAATTATATCAAAGCAAAGACATCAATATATACCTGGTGCTTGGTAAGCCTTCTCCGAATGGCCCTGGTCTTCTTGGGACGCAGATCGAGAGGCAggtacttcttcttcttgtaaACTTCCCTCAGAACCTCCTTCTGCTTCTGCGATATAACCGTCAACACCTGCGCAATCGACAGCCTCACCACCTTTCTATATTACCCAGGaaaccccccccaaaaaaaaaaacagcagcAATATCAGAAACAAAAACTTTGCTTTtcgaaaataaaattagagagagagagggagagagagagagagagagagagagagtacatcTTCGAGAGCTTGTTGGGTGCACCGCCTGTGACCTTGGCGACCcggagaagggaaagctccgcCTTGAGATCCTTGAGCTGGTTCAGCAGCTCGGCCTTCGATTTCTGACGCAGCTCATGGACCTTGATTCTCGCTGTgacattttcacaaacaaaatgcgACAACACGGAAATCAGAAGCAAAACTAAAACATGATTTTCGAAATCATAGAAAATCATAATCAGAAATAATATGATTTTCGGAAGCATAGGAAGCAGAAAAGGATAGATTGGGGCTTGGCCCTGTACCCATTGTTGTGCGTCTCGGAGCTTCGCTGCAGCAGATTTGTTTCCCTACGAATGAAACCCTAGAAAAATGGGGGTGGAGGgcttatttttaagggtttagggttatataaagagagagggagagagagcttATGGAAATTTCAGGGTTTTCTTTTGGGTCATGGGATGGGCTGTAATGGGCTTTTGAATCGATGTCTTTGGGCTACATTTGGGCCTGACGGAGCTTCAGGGAAATGCGTTATCGACTTATCGCTTTGGTACCTACCTTAACCAAATTCACTATAATTTCGGTCCaaattatttttggaattttcttGGATAAATTCGAAGTTTGGTTCCAATTTGACCATATATACAAGCCTTTATTAAATTAACCAATTCGCATCTACTCTCAACATTTTTCCATGCTAAGGttttggcaaaaaatttctctaatatttttataagagtgacgctataaatcacattttatcttacaattatctCATAATGTTAATGTAGTAGtctcaattaattattgaatcacTTCttagtaaaaaacaaaaaaaaatctgaggATTTGTTGGAACTGTCACGTTAGCATTACTTATTTTTCATCCTCTAACGTGACGTGGTAGCCCCAACTAACCGTTCGATTTAGTCATTGTTAAAGGGTTGGTTATGGCTGCCACATCAACGTTATATGatagttgtgagataaaaatgtagtatataacattactcttttagaATGCATGTTGAGAATATCATGAAAAATATTATgggaatattatgaaaatattttgggGATCCTATCAAAATACTAAGGCTCATTTGGTACGCGAATCAACTATTTAATTTGTGTGACCACATGTGggttttacaaatttaatggtaaatttgcaaaagaaatgTGCAAGATAATAATATCAAGCACATATCactccattaaaaaaatgaagaactaTTACGAAGAATGTAAGATGGTGGAATGTAATAGTTATTCAATTCCTCAGTTtgacattatttattttttatttttaactcaaatttatttaaataaagaaCCTAAATCAGTGGCCTACCACCCTTGCCATCGGGGTGACCAAGACCACCCCCCAAGATGCTTACCACATAATTCCAAcgttttagatttttatttatttaagtttgaaagaaaataataataaataatgtgaGTCTTTTTTAGAAAACGTTGTctattcctctaatttttttaaaagaatatctATTCTTATTcagaagaaaataattattcccATGGGAATGAATATTCTAAAGAATAAGCTTCtatcaaataaaagaatagtcattctattGACCTATTCCACAAATCAAATGGACACATTGTTGTAACAAAAAAGAGATGATACGCTcggtttgttaatattttttagataatactttttgttctttgttaatgtcaatattttgttaaaaattgtttgttaatattttttatttatttatttattttaaaaaaaaaagaaagttatgaAACGGACTGTGATCTCACCCACTTTATTAGATCAATATATCTTAACAAACCATATATTTTTTCCATATGGGACAAAGCTAGTCCCACACCACTCTATCTTTCTGGCTTTTAggtgaatgaaaaaaaaaaccaatcatgacaaaagaaaaaagggaaaattaaGTGCAATCCGATTATTTTAAACCGTAATATGGTTGAGTTC carries:
- the LOC133863885 gene encoding large ribosomal subunit protein uL29 yields the protein MARIKVHELRQKSKAELLNQLKDLKAELSLLRVAKVTGGAPNKLSKIKVVRLSIAQVLTVISQKQKEVLREVYKKKKYLPLDLRPKKTRAIRRRLTKHQASLKTEREKKKEMYFPMRKYAIKV